The segment GATCTTAGTGCTTATCAGTTAATCAATGGAGCACGACCTCTCCACTCAATTTTTATTGGTGGAGGGACGCCTAGCTTGATCTCTCCAAGTGAGATTGGTCGTTTATTAAAAGCCATTGAGCAACGCATTCCATTTAGTGATGATATTGAAATCACTATGGAAGCCAACCCTGGTACGGTAGAGGCGGGTCGTTTTGAAGCTTATCGCCAAGCTGGTGTAAACCGTATTTCTATTGGTATTCAAAGCTTTCAAAATGAAAAACTCGAACGTCTTGGCCGTATTCATGGCGCAGATGAAGCGATTCGTGCTGCAGGGCTTGCAAAGGAAGCGGGATTAAACAGCTTTAATGTCGATCTTATGCATGGCTTACCGGATCAAAGCGTGAATGATGCGATCAGTGATTTAAAACAAGCGATCGCGCTCGATCCACCGCATTTGTCTTGGTATCAGCTGACAATTGAACCCAATACCCTGTATTACTCAAAACCACCGACATTGCCTGATGATGACGACTTGTGGGATATTTTTGAGCAAGGTCATCAGCTTTTAACAGAAGCCGGTTATCAGCAATATGAAATATCAGGCTACAGCAAGCAGGGAAAACAATGTCAGCATAACCTTAACTACTGGCGTTTTGGTGATTACCTTGGTATTGGTTGTGGCGCACATGGCAAAATCAGTTTTGCTGATGGGCAAATCATCCGTACCGTTAAAGTCAAACACCCTCGTGGATATTTACAAGCCGATAAACCGTATTTAACGCAAGAGAATAAGGTTGCTGATGGTGAACGTCCATTCGAGTTCTTTATGAATCGTTTTCGTTTATTAGAATCCTGTCCAAAGCAAGATTTTGTCGCAAGAACAGGTTTAGCGTTAACAACCATAGAGCCGACAATTGATTGGGCGATAGCGCAAAACTATCTCCAAGATACGGGCGATCATTGGCAAATCACCGAGCACGGTAAATTGTTCTTAAATGATCTCCTAGCTGCCTTCGTTGACGATGATAACGAGTAGTATCCAATAAAAAAGCGAGCACTATGTTATTCAGAGTGCTCGCTTTTCTCTTGTTACATATTGACTAATTTAACGTGACGCTACGCCAGTTTTTTAATGCTGGAATCGCATCTTGCAACTGTTGTTCTTGTTCTATCCGCAGCGAAACAAAGTCACACACTTGCTTATCAATACGCTGAGAATGCGACAATAAATAAGGCAAGTCATTATCTAAAAGCTCGTAATAGTCCGATAATAATTGTGTTTGTTTTGGACTCAATGCAACCTTATGTACATCGAAAAACATCCGCCCTTTAGCATCAACAATAAATTCTTGCTTACCTTGTACTAAAGTTAACCGCCCTTCATTTAAACTCAGTGAGTTATGCCATTGTGGTTCGCATTCAACCGCATGAGCTGATACCGTAAAGAAGCTGAGCATCGCTACTATTGCGCCTAATATCGATGTTGTTAGTCCGTGAAACCCCTTATTCATTAACATACGATTCTCCCCTAATGTGAGCCTCGCTGTTTTATGTATACGGGCTCACTAAAAAATAGAACGTCCAATACGCTCAGATAATTTTTCTAACGCTGCAGTCCCTGCAACAGAATTACCGGATTGATCCAGTTCTGGCGACCACACTGCAATCGTCATCTCACCCGGTACAATCGCAACAATGCCACCTCCTACACCAGACTTTCCTGGCATACCTACCCGATAGGCAAATTCACCTGCGCCATCATATAAACCACAGGTCGCAAGCAATGCATTTATATGCTTACTTTGAGTTTGGCTGATAATTCTTTTTTTCGCGCCTAAAGGAAGCCCTTTATTTGCTAAATAGCTAAATGTTCTGGCGAGATCGACACAACTCATCTTGAGAGCACAATAACTAAAATAATTAGTGAGTACTGGCATCACTTCATTATCAAAGTTACCGAATGAACGCATTAAATAAGCAATGGAAGCATTACGATCGCTATGTTGCATTTCAGAGCTAGCGACGACTTTGTCGTAAACAATATTCGGATTACAAGAAAGCTCTCGCACCAATTCCAACATCCGATATTGCGGTGCACATAAACGACTATGCAGTAAATCCGACACTACAATCGCACCTGGATTAATAAATGGATTACGTGGGATCCCTTTTTCTAACTCAAGCTGAATCATAGAGTTAAACGCTTGACCTGATGGCTCTTTTCCAACACGAGACCACAACTCTTCCGATTCATATAATGTCATTGCAAGTGTTAACGACAACACCTTAGAGATAGATTGAATAGAAAAACCTTCTTGGCTATCACCCGCCTGAATAATTTCTCCGTCGTTATAGCACACTGCTATACCTAATTTACTCGCAGGTACGTTAGCTAAAGCAGGAATATAGTCAGCCACTTTTCCTTGACCTATCAATGGTCTCACTTCATCTAATACTTCATTGAGCAGTGTAGCTGTTGGCTTCATATCTCTTTCTCCAAGGGGAAAAAAAGCCAACACAAGGTTGGCTTTTTAATTGATTTAACAAAGCGTCATTAAATCAATAATGTCTTATTTCTTCAGCATATAATACCAAAGAGAAATTATTCAGTACGCTCGTACTTCATATCCCAAACGCCGTGACCTAAACGGTGACCACGAGCTTCGAATTTGGTTAATGGGCGATCTTCTGGACGATCAATATAAGCACCGTTTGTTGCCGTATTACGGTAACCTGGCGCTGCATCCATCACTTCAACCATATGCTCAGCGTAGTTTTCCCAGTCAGTTGCCATATGGAAAATACCACCAATTTTAAGCTTTTTACGCAGCATTTCAGCAAATTCAGGCTGAACGATACGACGCTTATGGTGACGTGCTTTATGCCATGGGTCTGGGAAGAATAGCTGTACGGTATCTAAACTACCATCAGGGATCATGTATTCAAACACTTCAACACCATCGTGACACATTACACGAAGGTTAGTTAAACCTGCATCTTCAGCACCCATTAGACACGCACCCACACCAGGGCTATGTACTTCGATACCAATAAAGTTTTTCTCAGGTGCATTTTTAGCCATTTCTACTAATGACGCACCCATACCAAAACCAATTTCTAACACTACTGGCGCTTCACGGTTATATACTTCTTTCCAGTCCAGCATTTGCTTGGCGAAGTCAATACCCATAGTTGGCCAGTTGTTTTCCATCGCATGTTCTTGGCCCTTAGTTAAACGGCCTTCACGACGAACAAAGCTACGGATCTTACGAACCAGTTTGCCATCTTCGGTAAATTCGGTCAGGGTCACTTCACCTGACTTCTTTGAAACTTCGCTCATGCTAATAACTATCCAAACAAAAAAGAAACGGATTGGCATTATCCAAAGTTATCGACTCAATTCAAGTCTATCAATTGCGACAATGGCCAGTTTATGGTGCAATCTTGCCCATAATAGACAATAAATAACGTTGCACTTCTGTTTGCAGTATAAGTGATTGCACTAGCGGACACCAATTTTCACTGTGTAGCGAAAAATAACTCAATAGCTACTCCTCATTGGCAAATACCATATCCCTTTGCGCAATATAAAGATAAGTAGCTATAAACTGTAAAGTGAGCACAACATTGAGTACGACATTTTCCGATGCCATTTTAGCGTGGTACGACAAATTCGGCCGCAAAACCCTACCTTGGCAACAAGATAAAACCCCATATAAAGTATGGCTTTCAGAGATCATGTTGCAACAAACCCAAGTAGCAACCGTGATCCCCTACTTTGAACGTTTTATGACACGCTTCCCTACCGTGCAAGACTTAGCGGATGCCGAGCAAGATGAAGTCTTACACTTATGGACAGGGCTCGGCTATTACGCTCGTGCGCGTAACCTCCATAAAGCAGCACAATTAATTGTTAGCGAACATAACGGCATTTTCCCAACAGATATCGATCAAGTCCAAGCATTACCGGGCATTGGTCGTTCAACTGCTGGCGCTGTTCTTTCACTCTCACTCGCTCAACATCACCCTATCTTAGATGGCAATGTGAAACGTACGCTTGCCCGTTGTTACGCGATTGAAGGCTGGCCTGGTAAGAAAACCGTTGAAAACAAATTATGGCAAATTGCTGAGACAAATACGCCCGAGATGGGGGTCGAACGCTATAACCAAGCCATGATGGATATGGGAGCAATGATTTGTACCCGTAGTAAACCTAAATGTGAATTATGTCCCGTAAGCACACAATGCATTGCACTCAAAGAATTACGACAAACCGATTTTCCGGGTAAAAAACCCAAAAAAACATTGCCTGAAAAACAAACATGGTTCGCTATTTTACAGTGCGACGATAAAGTTTGGTTAGAACAACGCCCACAAGTCGGAATTTGGGGTGGCCTATGGTGCTTCCCTCAACATGACAATGCTGATTTAACGTCGCTATTGGACAAGCAATTAGGTCAACAACTGTCACTTATCGAACAGCAAAGTCAGTTAACTGCTTTTCGTCATACGTTTAGCCATTATCATCTTGATATCGTGCCGATCTTATACGAACTTAAATCACAACCTACAGAGATCAATGAAGCTTCAGGTCAATGGTATGATCTTAATAATCCACCAAAAATCGGATTAGCAGCACCAGTACAGAAAATTTTGGACAGTTTGGCATACTCGTTAAACCATCAAAAATAAGACGGTTTTTACCGCTTTTATTTCCGCTCAGTGATGCTAGATGCCAGTCACTGACTCTGGTATAACTATCAACTAATCACTCATTTTCGCTGAGCCTGTATATCAGCGAGTTACAGTAAGGAATATTTCATGAGTCGTACTGTTTTTTGTACTCGACTACAACAAGACGCTGAAGGTTTAGACTTTCAACTTTACCCAGGTGAACTAGGCCAACGTATTTTTGATAATATTTCGAAGCAAGCATGGGCTGAATGGCAAGGTAAGCAAACCATGCTGATCAACGAGAAAAAGCTCAACATGATGAATCCTGAACATCGCCAGTTATTAGAAACTGAAATGGTGAAGTTTTTGTTCGAAGGTCAAGATGTGATTATCGACGGTTACACACCGCCAGAAAAATAAAATTTATAATTGAGGTTTCATCTCTGAATTTGCTTTAAATTGATGAAATCTCAATAATGAATATCAAAATCACACCACAACGAACAAAAAGACAACAAACAACACTATTTATCTTTTTTTATTAAAAAAAGTGTTGACGAAAAGGCTGAAAACCCTTTTAATAGCGCCCCGTTGCCTCGATAGCTCAGTCGGTAGAGCAGAGGATTGAAAATCCTCGTGTCGGTGGTTCGATTCCGCCTCGAGGCACCATTACTTCCCTTTCGAAGTTTGGTGCAAAGCAACCACAATCTGTTCCTCCTTAGTTCAGTTGGTAGAACGGCGGACTGTTAATCCGTATGTCGCTGGTTCAAGTCCAGCAGGAGGAGCCACTATTTATTTCTTGGCTCAATAGAGCGGGGAAATTAAAAGAATATAGTGTGCCGACTTAGCTCAGTAGGTAGAGCAACTGACTTGTAATCAGTAGGTCACCAGTTCGACTCCGGTAGTCGGCACCATTTATTCTCTTACTCACGTAAGAAATGCAAAAATAGCAATTTGATTGCTGTGTTTTGCCTCGATAGCTCAGTCGGTAGAGCAGAGGATTGAAAATCCTCGTGTCGGTGGTTCGATTCCGCCTCGAGGCACCATATTCATCTCACCTGATACGTCAGGTAAGATAAAAGAGATAATTCCTCCTTAGTTCAGTTGGTAGAACGGCGGACTGTTAATCCGTATGTCGCTGGTTCAAGTCCAGCAGGAGGAGCCAAATAAACGTGTGCCGACTTAGCTCAGTAGGTAGAGCAACTGACTTGTAATCAGTAGGTCACCAGTTCGACTCCGGTAGTCGGCACCATTTATTTTCTTACTCACGTAAGAATGCAAAAGTAGAGACTTAACCATCACTACTTCTGCCTCGATAGCTCAGTCGGTAGAGCAGAGGATTGAAAATCCTCGTGTCGGTGGTTCGATTCCGCCTCGAGGCACCATATTCATCTCACCTGATACGTCAGGTAAGATAAAAAAGATAATTCCTCCTTAGTTCAGTTGGTAGAACGGCGGACTGTTAATCCGTATGTCGCTGGTTCAAGTCCAGCAGGAGGAGCCAGTTAAGAAACCTTGTCGCAAGACAAGGTTTTTTTTCGTCTTGAATTTGTTAACTTTCCTCACTTTCCTCTTCCTATTCTATTTTTAGACAAGAACTCCCTCTCTCAAAATGATTATTCCCCGATCTTTTTTTATCGCCCTACCAGCAATGAGATCTTTTTCAGTTAAAAACTTAATAATTACTCTCCTTTTCTTTCGATATTTCACAAAATAATCTTTAATTATTTCTGTTGCTTGCTTCACAAACTAATGTTCAAACAGGTATCAACCTCCAATAAAAGCTTACTTTTCAAACAAACGGAACAAAAAAGACAAGGTTGATAATTATTTAGAAAAAAAGCATTGACGCAAAGACCGAAAACCTTTTTAATGCGCTCCGTTGCCTCGATAGCTCAGTCGGTAGAGCAGAGGATTGAAAATCCTCGTGTCGGTGGTTCGATTCCGCCTCGAGGCACCATTACTTCCCTTTCGAAGTTTGGTGCAAAGCAACCACAATCTGTTCCTCCTTAGTTCAGTTGGTAGAACGGCGGACTGTTAATCCGTATGTCGCTGGTTCAAGTCCAGCAGGAGGAGCCACTATTTATTTCTTGGCTCAATAGAGCGGGGAAATTAAAAGAATATAGTGTGCCGACTTAGCTCAGTAGGTAGAGCAACTGACTTGTAATCAGTAGGTCACCAGTTCGACTCCGGTAGTCGGCACCATTTATTCTCTTACTCACGTAAGAAATGCAAAAATAGCAATTTGATTGCTGTGTTTGCCTCGATAGCTCAGTCGGTAGAGCAGAGGATTGAAAATCCTCGTGTCGGTGGTTCGATTCCGCCTCGAGGCACCATATTCATCTCACCTGATACGTCAGGTAAGATAAAAGAGATAATTCCTCCTTAGTTCAGTTGGTAGAACGGCGGACTGTTAATCCGTATGTCGCTGGTTCAAGTCCAGCAGGAGGAGCCAAATAAACGTGTGCCGACTTAGCTCAGTAGGTAGAGCAACTGACTTGTAATCAGTAGGTCACCAGTTCGACTCCGGTAGTCGGCACCATTTATTTTCTTACTCACGTAAGAATGCAAAAGTAGAGACTTAACCATCACTACTTCTGCCTCGATAGCTCAGTCGGTAGAGCAGAGGATTGAAAATCCTCGTGTCGGTGGTTCGATTCCGCCTCGAGGCACCATATTAAAAAGTAGCGTCATTGACGTTATACAAAAAGAATAAAATGTGCCGACTTAGCTCAGTAGGTAGAGCAACTGACTTGTAATCAGTAGGTCACCAGTTCGACTCCGGTAGTCGGCACCATCTTTTGAAGCCTCATCTTTGATGAGGTTTTTTTTCACCTCGATAAAATCAATTATCAATTCTATTTCTTCGCCTATCTAACAATCATTAGATAAAAAAAAGCCCCACTACAATGAGCGAGGCTTTATCTGTAATGATTAATACACGCGGTTAACCATCAGTGAACATGTTTGTGATCCAAGCTGCGGGCTTTTTCGTTGAGCACTGCGCTTTAAGCCGCCCATCCAGATCCCAAACCGGCAAGGTTACATTACCACTACAATTAGGGGTTAATGTTCCATTCGCTTGCTTATCATACTTCATGGTAGTGATCTGCTTAGGCCATGGCAGCGTTAATGGTGCAGGCTTACGACGGGTTAAGTAATCAGCATAGATCCTTAATGCGCCGCTAGAGCCAGTTAAGCGCACTGGCGTATTATCATCACGCCCAACCCATACTACTGCGACTTCATGCCCATCAGCCCCCGCAAACCAGCTATCACGGTTTTTATCTGTGGTACCCGTTTTACCTGCCAATTTCGCGGCACTAAATTTACTCTGTAAGTAACGGGCTGTACCTTGGCTCACTACCCGCTTCATGTCATAAGTTGTCAGCCATGCTGCTTGCTCTGGTACCACCTGAGAGGCTTTAGGGTAGTTTTGATAAAGAATCCTACCTTTCTGATCAACAACCGCGCGTAATGCCGTTAAATCTGCTCTGCGACCACCACTTGTGATTGTCTGGAACATTTGTGCAACTTCATAAGGCGATAAGGTAAATGAACCTAACAAAATAGACGGCAACTTAGGCACTTCATTACGATCCACCCCCAACTTCGCCATGGTATCAATCACAGTCCCTAACCCGACTTTTAAACCCAGATTAACAGTCGGCACATTTAATGAATTAGCTAACGCATAATAAAGTGGTACTTGCCCTCTAAACTTACGGTCATAGTTACGTGGACGCCAAGAGTTACCTTTACTGCCTCGTAGAACAATGGATTTGTCATCTAGACTGGTTGCTAAGCTAAAACGATTCGGCTGACTTAATGCCGATAGGTACACTGCAGGCTTTGCCAATGAACCAATTTGACGACTGGCATCTAATGCGCGGTTAAAGCCAGCATAACCAGGACGACTTCCGCCAATAACAGCACGCACTTCCCCACTTAATCGATCAACCACTACCATCGCGGTTTCTACTTTAAGTCCTGCTTTTTTATTTAGCTTAGGTACCATTGATGCGACGCTTTGCTCAGCCGCTTGTTGAGACAATGGATCTAACGTACTAAATATACGCAGCCCTTTACCTGACTTATAAATATCACCGACATCACGCTCTAATTCACGTTGTAGTTGCTGGAAATAAGCAGGTTGTCGACTCGCAATCTTCGGTGTTTTTTGCACCCCTAATGGGCTAGAGGCTGCCACTTCATATTCAGCACCTGTAAGGGTATTATTTTTCAACAATAGGCTGAGGACTAAATCACGGCGTTCTAGCGTACGTTCAGGATGTCGCCAAGGGTTAAATTGAGAAGGTCCTTTAACCATACCCACCAGCATTGCTAATTGGGCTGATGTGAGCTCTTCTAATGGACGACCAAAATACAATCGAGCAGCCAATGGGAAACCATGAACTTCTTTACCGCCATTTTGCCCCAGATAAATCTCGTTAAGGTAAGCTTCTAATATCCGATCTTTGCTATAGCGATAATCAATAATAACGGCAATGTAAGCCTCACGAACTTTACGCCATAGGCTACGTTCACGACTTAAAAATAAGTTCTTCGCGAGCTGCTGGGTTAAGGTGCTGCCACCTTGTACCGTTCGACCCGCACGCAAGTTCACAAACATGGCGCGAATGATTGCCAATGGTGATACACCATCATGCTGATAGAAATCTCTATCTTCTGTCGCGAGTAATGCATCAATTAAAAGTGGTGGGAACTCGTCGCGCTTCATAAAAATACGCTGCTCATTACCAGAAAGCCCCAGCATGCCTAACATTTTAGGTTCAATGTTGAAATACCCTAACGAGCGCTTGGTGGTGAGATCTTTAATGCTTGTTAGCGTATTGCCCGAAAACGTCAGCAACACATGCTGTTTCTTCTCAGCACCTTCAGGAAAATCAAACGGACGTCGGATCAATTCAATCCGAGTTGATGAAGCAGAGTATTCACCAATACGGGTTGGCGTGCGCACTTTGTGGTATTTCAATAAATCCAATTCACGACGCACATCCATAATACTGATGTGTTGATCAGGGCGAAGTGTTAATACTCGACCATACACAACGGACGGTAAATCCCAAATTTGACCATCCATTTTATTACGTACAATCGTATCAAGGTAAATCCCCACAACCAGCATAGCAGCAACAACCACTAAGCCGATTTTAAAGCTCAACCAACCCAGTTTGCGTAACCAAGGACGATCTGTTTTAACCGATTTTTTTGTTTTTTTCTTTGCTGATCTCTTAGCCGGTGCCTTTTTGGTCGCACTCGCAGCAGGAGTACGTTTAGTGGGCTTTTTTGCTGTAGGTTTTACTGGGGTTTTCTTTCGTGGGGTCGTCGGCTTTTTTCCACCACTGTCTTTGGGTGGTGCAACGTGTTTTCTTGACTGAAAATGAAGAGGCAACTTAATCATAATGCATCAACTAAGGTCATTCCTATATTAAAATAGGAGCAACTACCATTGCTCCTAAAAACGTGATTATGGCTAATAATGAATACTATACCTGATTATATATACAGGTCTATTGCTACATATATTTTTTAGTTTTACGTGTAGGTACATGATTAGCAGGATCATCCGGCCATGGGTGCTTCGGATATCGACCTTTCATTTCCTTTTGTACTTCCTTATACGAGCCCTGCCAAAAAGCGGCTAAGTCTTGTGTAATTTGCAGTGGTCTTTGTGCTGGAGATAATAATTCCAACACCAGCGCCACTTTGCCATTAGCAATACAAGGCGACACTTTTTCACCAAACATTTCTTGTAATTTCACCGCAAGTACAGGTTGCTGTTGTTCATGATATCGGATCTTTATAGTAGTCCCTGTTGGGACTTGATAATGCGTGGGCAGTTGCAAATCGACTTGTTGCTTTTTATCCCAACCTAAATACGCCTCTAATGCGGCAAGTACATCTAACTTAGCGACACCTTTCATGGTTTTGATCCCATTCATATAAGGCAGTAACCAACGATCAGCCGCTTCAAGTAAATCCGCTTCCTCTAATGCAGGGAGCGCTAGTTCAGGTAACCAGCGAGCAGCACAACGTGCACGTGTCAGCAACGAAGTGGCTTTATCTGTCCACGTTAATACCGATAAGCCTTTGCGTTTTATTGCATTAACCAACGCTTCACTGGCAAGCGCTGGATCAGGATCGGCGGCAATATCTCGACTAACGATGAGTTTGCCACAATAGATCCGATGTTCAGCACTTAAGCGCCCTTTTTTATCATCCCAATCCAGCCAGTCTTTCTTGGTAAATAACTGAGGGTGCGCCTGTTGTAATTGGGCTAAATCAGCAGACACAGCAGAAAATACTCGACTATCACCTTGACGTGTTTTCACCACATCCGCCACCACCAAGGTATGTTCAGATGCCAGATTTTGATCCACATCGAGTATCACACCTTGACCGTTTGCCAACTGATAACGTCCATCATGATTACGTGTTATCGCAATACGATCAGGAAAGCCTGCTGCTAACAATGCACCTAACCATTGGTTATTAACCGTCAACGATGTGCTCTTGGGTTTGTCATCAAGGTATTGATAAAGTTTTTGTTGGGCTTGTTTCGCGCGCTGGCAGTAATGCCCTGCTTTAGCAAGCTTTTGACTTTCCAATAAATGTAATTGAAAACCGAGATCCGGATTGTCCATCCCTCGCGGCGGATCTTCTAATAACGCCACAAGCATGGCTGCTGTCGACAATATTGTCTCATCCTGTTGCGCTCGGTAGCGTTCAAGGGCAAAGGCCAGAATCGCGGCATGACGAGGGTCGGCACCTAAAACTTGAATCAATTTTCCTCGTTCAGTTTGTTGGCCTCGCGTATCTATGGCGCCAAGTTGTACCAATAATTCACGAGATTGTTGTAATGCGATTGCAGGAGGAATATCGAGCCATTGTAATTCAGCGGGATCGTGACAACCCCACTGCACTAATTCCATTGCCAATGAGGTTAAATCGCTACGTAAAATTTCAGGCTGCGGGGTTGCAGGTTGACGCTGTAGTTGCTCTTCACTGTACATTCGCAGACAAATACCCGCCGATAAACGTCCTGCTCGTCCTGCTCGTTGCTCTGCCGATGACTGTGCAATACGTACTTGCTGTAAGCGGCTAATACCTGATTTTGGATCCCACTGTGCGATACGCTCTAACCCGCTATCAACCACTAACCGAATACCTTCAATGGTTAAACTGGTTTCAGCAATATTCGTCGCCAACACGACTTTACGTTGCCCATTAATTGGCGCACTGATCGCTTGTTGTTGCAGTTCAATGCTCAGTTGTCCATAAAGTGGACAGATCATAGTTTTATTGTCGACACGATCCTGTAACGCTTGCTCTAACCGTTTAATTTCGCCTACACCCGGTAAAAACACCAGCATAGATCCTGATTCAGTAATGAGTAATTGGCATATTGCTTGTGCCATTTTTTCAATAAGATCTCTCGGCTCAGTTTGCCCAGCATAGCGATATTCAACAGGGAAGCAGCGTCCTTGTGATTCGATATAGCTAGCCTCTGGCAATAGTGCTATCAATTCTTGCTGAGATAAGGTTGCTGACATTACCAGAACCTTTAAATCATCGCGAAGCGCTTGCTGTACTTCGAGTGCTAACGCTAATGCGGTATCGGCGTGAATAGAACGCTCGTGAAATTCATCGAAGATCAGTAAATCAATGCCTGTCAGTTCAGGATCCTGTTGCAGCATCCGTGTCATCACCCCCTCGGTGACAATCTCAAGCTTGGTCTTTGCACTGACTTTAGTTTCACCTCGTACACGTAAGCCAACAGTTTCCCCGACCTTTTCACCTAACTGACGAGCTAAATACCCCGCAATATTTCTTGCAGCTAATCGTCTTGGCTCTAACATTACGATACGTCCGGTAAACGTATTTTCTTGCAATAATGAAAGCGGTAGAAATGTCGACTTACCTGCCCCCGGTGGCGCTTTTAAAATCAGTTGAGATGAAGATGTCAGTGCTGATAATAAATTGGGTAAAACGTCTACTATTGGGAGTTGTGACAAGCTGAGTACCTTATGTCATGATCTAATTTATCGGCTAATGCCATGCCTTTAATTGCCATTGTAGCGAAAAGGTAACCTACAACGAAAAACAATAATCAGTCACAGAGAGAACTATGAAATTTGCGCAACCTTTACAAGCGGCAAAACTGATCAAACGTTATAAGCGTTTTTTAGCCGATATTGAACTTGGTAATAATGATGTTCGCACTATCCATTGTGCCAATACGGGAGCTATGACAGGCTGTGCCGAACCTGGCAGCACCGTTTGGTATTCCACCTCTGACAATCCAAAACGTAAATATCCTAATAGTTGGGAGCTTACTCAAACACTGACTAATGATTGGATTTGTGTAAACACAGCCCAAGCCAATCGATTAGTAGAAGAAGCCATTAAAAATGACGTAATTGATGAACTAACAGGTTACACATCACTGCGAGCTGAAGTTAAATATGGCACTGAAAATAGTCGCATTGATTTATTACTTGAGTCAGAAAGTCGACCACCCTGCTATATTGAAGTAAAAAGCGTCACCTTATTAGGGAAAGATAGACAAGGTTATTTTCCTGACGCCGTAACCACTCGAGGCCAAAAACACCTTAGAGAGTTAATGGAGATGGTTGATCAAGGTAACAGAGCGGTGCTTTTATTTGCAGTATTACATTCGGGAATTGATAACGTATCAGTAGCTGATCATATTGATCCAATATACGCTCAGCTATTAACGCAAGCAGTGAAGGCTGGTGTTGAGGTTCTTTGCTATAAAGCAGAGCTCAATAAAGAACAAATCAAGCTAACTAATTGTATAGAATTTCGTCATTCAAACTAAAAAATGATGGTTTCTTCACATTGGTATAGAATTGAAGAAAGACAATAATTGCCACAGCCAACCCTTTCTGCTATAGATACCGCCCAAAATTAACCAGTGACGGTTATTAGGTACATTAGGAGATGCTATATGCCAGAGAGCAACGTTAAAAAATCACTAGGCATCCTGGCTATTGCTGGGGTTGAACCTTACCAGGAAAAAGCTGGTGAAGAGTATATG is part of the Photobacterium angustum genome and harbors:
- the hrpB gene encoding ATP-dependent helicase HrpB, which encodes MSQLPIVDVLPNLLSALTSSSQLILKAPPGAGKSTFLPLSLLQENTFTGRIVMLEPRRLAARNIAGYLARQLGEKVGETVGLRVRGETKVSAKTKLEIVTEGVMTRMLQQDPELTGIDLLIFDEFHERSIHADTALALALEVQQALRDDLKVLVMSATLSQQELIALLPEASYIESQGRCFPVEYRYAGQTEPRDLIEKMAQAICQLLITESGSMLVFLPGVGEIKRLEQALQDRVDNKTMICPLYGQLSIELQQQAISAPINGQRKVVLATNIAETSLTIEGIRLVVDSGLERIAQWDPKSGISRLQQVRIAQSSAEQRAGRAGRLSAGICLRMYSEEQLQRQPATPQPEILRSDLTSLAMELVQWGCHDPAELQWLDIPPAIALQQSRELLVQLGAIDTRGQQTERGKLIQVLGADPRHAAILAFALERYRAQQDETILSTAAMLVALLEDPPRGMDNPDLGFQLHLLESQKLAKAGHYCQRAKQAQQKLYQYLDDKPKSTSLTVNNQWLGALLAAGFPDRIAITRNHDGRYQLANGQGVILDVDQNLASEHTLVVADVVKTRQGDSRVFSAVSADLAQLQQAHPQLFTKKDWLDWDDKKGRLSAEHRIYCGKLIVSRDIAADPDPALASEALVNAIKRKGLSVLTWTDKATSLLTRARCAARWLPELALPALEEADLLEAADRWLLPYMNGIKTMKGVAKLDVLAALEAYLGWDKKQQVDLQLPTHYQVPTGTTIKIRYHEQQQPVLAVKLQEMFGEKVSPCIANGKVALVLELLSPAQRPLQITQDLAAFWQGSYKEVQKEMKGRYPKHPWPDDPANHVPTRKTKKYM
- the mrcB gene encoding penicillin-binding protein 1B codes for the protein MIKLPLHFQSRKHVAPPKDSGGKKPTTPRKKTPVKPTAKKPTKRTPAASATKKAPAKRSAKKKTKKSVKTDRPWLRKLGWLSFKIGLVVVAAMLVVGIYLDTIVRNKMDGQIWDLPSVVYGRVLTLRPDQHISIMDVRRELDLLKYHKVRTPTRIGEYSASSTRIELIRRPFDFPEGAEKKQHVLLTFSGNTLTSIKDLTTKRSLGYFNIEPKMLGMLGLSGNEQRIFMKRDEFPPLLIDALLATEDRDFYQHDGVSPLAIIRAMFVNLRAGRTVQGGSTLTQQLAKNLFLSRERSLWRKVREAYIAVIIDYRYSKDRILEAYLNEIYLGQNGGKEVHGFPLAARLYFGRPLEELTSAQLAMLVGMVKGPSQFNPWRHPERTLERRDLVLSLLLKNNTLTGAEYEVAASSPLGVQKTPKIASRQPAYFQQLQRELERDVGDIYKSGKGLRIFSTLDPLSQQAAEQSVASMVPKLNKKAGLKVETAMVVVDRLSGEVRAVIGGSRPGYAGFNRALDASRQIGSLAKPAVYLSALSQPNRFSLATSLDDKSIVLRGSKGNSWRPRNYDRKFRGQVPLYYALANSLNVPTVNLGLKVGLGTVIDTMAKLGVDRNEVPKLPSILLGSFTLSPYEVAQMFQTITSGGRRADLTALRAVVDQKGRILYQNYPKASQVVPEQAAWLTTYDMKRVVSQGTARYLQSKFSAAKLAGKTGTTDKNRDSWFAGADGHEVAVVWVGRDDNTPVRLTGSSGALRIYADYLTRRKPAPLTLPWPKQITTMKYDKQANGTLTPNCSGNVTLPVWDLDGRLKAQCSTKKPAAWITNMFTDG
- the sfsA gene encoding DNA/RNA nuclease SfsA; translation: MKFAQPLQAAKLIKRYKRFLADIELGNNDVRTIHCANTGAMTGCAEPGSTVWYSTSDNPKRKYPNSWELTQTLTNDWICVNTAQANRLVEEAIKNDVIDELTGYTSLRAEVKYGTENSRIDLLLESESRPPCYIEVKSVTLLGKDRQGYFPDAVTTRGQKHLRELMEMVDQGNRAVLLFAVLHSGIDNVSVADHIDPIYAQLLTQAVKAGVEVLCYKAELNKEQIKLTNCIEFRHSN